A single genomic interval of Corylus avellana chromosome ca10, CavTom2PMs-1.0 harbors:
- the LOC132163977 gene encoding omega-3 fatty acid desaturase, endoplasmic reticulum-like, with the protein MKEPVLEEMENAGGFGNGFHGIPGKDDFDPSAPPPFKIAEIRAAIPKHCWVKNPWMSLSYALRDIFVVVALVAAAIYFDSWTLFPLYWAAQGTMFWAIFVLGHDCGHGSFSDNPELNNVVGHILHSAILVPYHGWRISHRTHHQNHGNVENDESWVPLTEKLYKSLSYSTRLLRFTVPFPLFAYPFYLWSRSPGKQGSHFNPYSKLFTPNERKDVITSTLCWSVMAALLISLSYAIGPIQMLKLYGIPHLIFVMWLDLVTYLHHHGYEQKLPWYRGKEWSYLRGGLTTVDRDYGMFNNIHHDIGTHVIHHLFPQIPHYHLVEATKAAKPVLGKYYREPKRSGPFPIHLIKNLVRSIAEDHYVNDNGDIVYYQTDPELYKSSLSKPD; encoded by the exons ATGAAAGAACCAGTGCTTGAAGAGATGGAGAATGCAGGAGGGTTTGGTAATGGCTTTCATGGGATTCCTGGAAAAGATGATTTCGACCCAAGTGCGCCGCCTCCATTTAAGATTGCTGAGATCCGAGCTGCCATTCCCAAGCATTGCTGGGTCAAGAATCCCTGGATGTCTCTCAGTTATGCTCTCAGGGATATCTTTGTGGTTGTTGCATTGGTTGCTGCTGCAATCTACTTCGATTCTTGGACCCTTTTTCCGCTCTATTGGGCTGCTCAGGGAACAATGTTCTGGGCTATTTTTGTTCTTGGACATGATTG TGGCCATGGAAGCTTTTCCGATAACCCAGAGCTAAATAATGTGGTGGGCCATATCTTGCATTCTGCAATTCTTGTACCCTACCATGGATG GAGAATTAGCCACAGAACTCATCACCAGAACCATGGGAATGTCGAGAATGACGAGTCATGGGTTCCG TTGACTGAGAAGTTATACAAGAGTTTGAGTTACAGCACCCGATTGCTGAGATTCACAGTGCCTTTTCCCCTGTTTGCATATCCTTTCTACTTG TGGAGTCGAAGTCCAGGAAAGCAAGGCTCCCACTTCAACCCATACAGCAAACTGTTCACCCCCAATGAAAGGAAAGATGTGATAACTTCAACCTTGTGCTGGTCTGTAATGGCTGCTCTACTTATCTCTCTATCCTATGCAATAGGCCCCATTCAAATGCTAAAGCTTTACGGTATTCCTCACTTG ATTTTTGTAATGTGGCTGGACCTTGTGACTTATTTACATCACCATGGTTATGAGCAGAAGCTTCCTTGGTACCGCGGCAAG GAATGGAGCTATCTAAGAGGAGGGCTGACAACAGTTGATCGTGATTATGGAATGTTCAATAACATCCACCATGATATTGGCACCCATGTTATTCATCATCTCTTCCCTCAAATCCCACACTATCATCTAGTGGAAGCG ACTAAGGCAGCTAAACCAGTGCTTGGAAAGTACTATCGTGAGCCAAAGAGATCTGGGCCTTTTCCAATTCACTTGATCAAGAATCTAGTAAGAAGCATTGCAGAAGACCACTATGTCAATGACAATGGAGACATAGTCTATTACCAGACTGACCCTGAGTTGTATAAATCTTCCCTCAGCAAGCCTGACTGA